The genomic DNA CTTTGTGTATCATGTAGAAACATATATTTCTATAAAGTTTTTGGAGTGTTTCATTCGTTTTTCAGATGGACTATGTCACTCCTTTAGCTCTTACAGTTGAAGCAATGTTAAAAGTTCAATAGTTCATAGTTTCATACACTTAACAAACATGTAAACCACACAATCCaacaaaaatctaatttaacacTAGTTTTGATTTATTGGACCGAACCAGGaagaaaaccaaactaaaccaaatattactaaataatttgttttgttgtactTGAAAGATTTGGGTTACTGCCAAATTGAGAAACAACAAATCCTACGCTTTGaaaaattgacaaaaaggtGGAGAGATGTGTGATTCTGTTTCAGTTGTTCGGTAATGGCGGAGATTTGCTATTTTGGGGGTCTCGTCCATTACAAGgttccatctctttctctcttccgcAGCAAACCCCATCACTTCAATTCAACATCTCTCATGGCTGCCTCTGTTCCCGCTGAATGCTGCTCCTCCTCCGCCGTGGAGTCGCCTTCTCTCCTCGTCTTCTCAGGTtccactttttttattttgtgggtCTCCTTAAAGTTGCGATTTTTTTGAGTGTAAAGATCGTCAATTTGGGTTTAGATCTTGACCAATTACTGTGAATTTGGTTATCTGATGCCAAGTAACGTTCTTGAGATGAgacatttgtttttaattctgtttgttGTAAAGTGCAAAGCTTTAATCATTGTCTTACAGAGTATACTATGTGCCTTACATTTGGCAAtacatttaaattgttttagttacttttttgtgtgtgttgttgggATGAAGGTGGAACTGGATTTAACGGTGTGGTGGAAGAGTTGAAGAAGATAACAACCCGAGTCGCTCATGTTCTTCCTGTCTCTGATGATGGAGGAAGTACAGCTGAGATTGTTCGTGTTCTCGGTATGTTTTATGGTACAAGACCCATATTATATGTTTTAGCTTAAGATTTACAATCGTTTAAGGATGTTATTATCTGCATTGTTATAGGTGGACCAGCGGTTGGTGACATACGTTCGAGGTGTTTAAGGCTGTCTGATGAAAGTACTTCAGAAGCACTTGCTGTTAGGCGGTTGCTCGGCCATCGTTTACCTATTGATGCACATAAGGCCAAGAAAGATTGGTAATTTCTCCAACCACTCTGCTTTCTTTATCCACATTGGTGTAGCCCTACTCTTTCAACTACACTTTTCAGGTCTTGGCTCTAAGCTCGTGTTACAATCGAGCATCTCTTTCCATTACGTTTTATAAAATAGTACACACAGAAGTTAGTTAAGAAAGAACGTATAAATTTGGGAATTGATTAACAGTGAGAAGTCCTGCAGACTCCAAACGTGTCATGTGAATGATGTTTTCGTTGTTCAGGCCTATTTCCTTTGTAGTTAGTCTTCATCTTCCTTGTTTTCTCATTTAATTGGCTAGGCTCTTAGTCAATGCAATGGTGGAGGGTATTGTGTAATATACAGTTGGCTGAGTTGGAACTTTGACAGGTACGATATTGTGGAAGGTGACCATCCTCTGTGGGATGGTGTATCAAGACCCTACAGTGAAACAATCCGCGCTTTCTTGATATACTTTCAGAATGAGGTAATAATGTTAAATGATACTTTCTTGGTTTCATGTTTGATCAATTCCAACTTCTTGATTCTTTAGATTTTTTGCTTCACCTTTATATTCTGTCATTTTCTTACTTGACATGTTAATTACGACACAGATACTTAGACGACCTAATGAGAGATTTTGCTTCAGCAATGGAAGGTATTGAAGATCTTTTTCTCAGCTTCaagtgtttataattttgttctcCTGTTTAGTAACTTACTTCCAATTGTAACTTTCTTGTAGCATTGGGAACTTCTTCTTTGCTGGAGCAAGGATATTTTTCCAGTCTTTAGATGCAGCGATTTTTCTGTTTTCACGCGTTTCAGAGATCCCTTGTAACAGTTTGGTCCTCCCAGTGATATCAACCAATGATAGGCTTACACTAGGATGTGAACTACAGGTATGAAGCTTGATCTCTGTTTGAATTCCAGCAGTTAGTTTCTAGAATCCCAAACATGGCAATTAATGGTATATTGAGTGTCAGTATCGCAACTAAAGCATCACTTTGCAAAAGTCAGGTGGCAAATTTGATTGCAACCTTACTGTTTTGACATTAATTTGTAGGATGGGACTATAATACGGGGACAGAATGAAATCTCTCACCCGACCAATGGGACTCCGCAGACTGTTGACAAGGTGTTCTTTTAACTTATTACATTGAACTTGTATGATGATCACTAAAACTGTTGACAAagtgttattttgtttcttacattGTCTTTCTATATTTCTAGTAGAGCCATTGTTCGACATCAGCTCTTCCATCGAAGATAAAGAGAGTGTTCTATATGTCAAGTGAAGGAAATAATCTGCTACATGAGGTTAGCTACTCTGAAAACAATGTGTTATCTCTACTGATTCTGGTTCCCTGAAAGAAGCTCTATCCTATTAGTTCTCTATTTCATTTCATTGTTTTCTCTGGTAGATTTGACATTGCAAATATATGGTGTTATGTCCATTAAATAGGTCTTCCCACCAGTTAACCCAACTGTCTTGGAGCAGTTGAGAAGCGTGGACTGTATCGTTTACGCTATGGGATCTTTATTCACTTCCATTTGTCCATCACTGGTAAGAACCTGTAAAGATGGCGGAATTATAAATTAGTGATTACTGTTATAGACATGTCTTCTTCTATTCTGCAGGTTCTGCTTGGTGTTGGAGAGATTATCTCTTCCAGGTCATGTCGTAAGGTACGCCAAAGCTAATCAAGAAGACTACTGGTGGAAACTTCAATCTGATGTTTTCTCTTGGTCACAGGTACTTCTGTTGAACGGTAGTCAAGACCGAGAAACAAGCGGCTTCACTGCTTCCTGCTTTGTGACTGCTATTGCTGACGCTCTCAATAGGACTCATGGAGATCCTAATATCCGGCTCAAGAATCCCGTGAGTGTTTTTTCTCATTTCACACTCTCTTGATGTCTTTTTTATTAGACGTATACAGAGATCCAAGAACATTATTTTTGTGTGCAGCCTGGATATTATATCAACACACTCTTGGTCCCAAAAGATGGAGAAATAGTAGTAGATCTCAAACGATTGTCTGAACAAGGGATCAATGATGTTGTTAGTATCTCTCTCCTTAACTTCTTTCCAAGTTTATGTGCACAACAAACAAACTCTCAGTGTTGCTTCTTCTCTGTTGCAGAGAGTTCTGGAGAGTGTTGTTGACCCGAAGCACGGTATCTTGTTTAGCCCGAGCGCTCTGATAAACACACTAGCCAGTTTGGTGGTGTAAATAGTGATTCTTTAGGCCAGAGCTAGTTTCTTCATCTACGGAATTGAAACTAAGAAGTTGTTGGTactgtttaattttttgatCCTTTTAtgacttgatataaaagtttatGAATGGTCAATGATCATATTCTTAGCTTAGTAAAGACAAAGGCCTCTCGTTCTCTCGGAGTTGGATCatatgttgtgtgatggaacAAGTACCGTAAACAGAGTGTTGTTAGAAGAGCAAGATTTCTTCCCTAAAGAATGgtttttttaacatgttttacaTATAACTGACATAAGTACTGTACTAATTATTAAAGCAGTTCACGTCTTCGAATGTATTAATCGCAATAACTTCTTAGTCTTCTTTTGTAATTCACGAGAGCATCTTGGACTCTTGGTACATTGAATTACTTCAAATTAATTACACTAGTAGGAATATGAATCGATGGAGAAGTCTTTAACATAACCTTTCGActccatcatatatatatatatatatatatatctatacatCTGGAGTTAAACTCATAACCACCCATAGAAAAAGCacttcacaagtcacaacaacTGAGTATTGGTACTATTAAGCGTCAGATAAGAAACCAGGTTTGTAGAGCTCTTCCGTGTATCCTTGTTTATGTGtgtgtaatttaattatatgagaCTAACACTTATATCTGTCAAATGGGTGGTCCGTCCGTGGGCGAGCCCATGTCCACTTCGTTATGGGCGGTCATGGTCACGACCAAAAAGATGGTCTTAAATGTACAAAAGATCATTGGGCTTGTGGACCAATTGGACATAACCATTTGGACAATGGGCGGCccaaatttctttaaaatctaGGTTTTACAATTTGGGGAAAAtg from Camelina sativa cultivar DH55 chromosome 7, Cs, whole genome shotgun sequence includes the following:
- the LOC104700029 gene encoding uncharacterized protein YNL011C-like, encoding MAEICYFGGLVHYKVPSLSLFRSKPHHFNSTSLMAASVPAECCSSSAVESPSLLVFSGGTGFNGVVEELKKITTRVAHVLPVSDDGGSTAEIVRVLGGPAVGDIRSRCLRLSDESTSEALAVRRLLGHRLPIDAHKAKKDWYDIVEGDHPLWDGVSRPYSETIRAFLIYFQNEILRRPNERFCFSNGSIGNFFFAGARIFFQSLDAAIFLFSRVSEIPCNSLVLPVISTNDRLTLGCELQDGTIIRGQNEISHPTNGTPQTVDKSHCSTSALPSKIKRVFYMSSEGNNLLHEVFPPVNPTVLEQLRSVDCIVYAMGSLFTSICPSLVLLGVGEIISSRSCRKVLLLNGSQDRETSGFTASCFVTAIADALNRTHGDPNIRLKNPPGYYINTLLVPKDGEIVVDLKRLSEQGINDVRVLESVVDPKHGILFSPSALINTLASLVV